AACTTGTCTTCAAAGAGAACCCTTACAGCCAATAagcttcttgtggaatttatccaccaaagctcCACAAAAAGTGTCAggtggatcatggcataaggggagccccaagtagGAAGTAGGAAGACTCCCTAATTGACAACCCAGGATATTActtattttaatcctccttctctctgggatgttgataaaataaacaaaacttttagaccaattgaTAAGTTGTCCAGTAGCTGAACCATAACTATCCAGAGCATTCTTTAAACTTCTAGAGTCCTGCATcgtagctttccccattattatagaataatcaacaaattgctgatgggaATAGATTTGATCTGCTGAAGATGGATTCAATCAACAAAACTCCCCTTTCTCAACCAGAttcccaatacatctccccaaacactTTGCTATTATAATAAAGATAACCGGGGAGAGGGGATCTCCCTGCCTAAGTCCTCTAGAGGCTTTAAAGGAAGGGgaaggagatccattcattaaaatagagaaagaagccgAGGAAACTAATTGTCTGATAAGATTAATACTTCTAGAGCCAAAGCCAAAAGCAAAGagcacatccatcataaaatcccaatccactctatcataggctttagataggtCAAGTTTCAGAAAAAAAGCCTTCTTTTTTAGAGTTAGAcaaagaatggatattttcatggactGAGATGATTGAGTCCAAGATTTGTCTACCCGagacaaaaccactttgttgaggAGATATGATAGAGGGAAGCAACTTTAGGATTCTAGAAGTTaaaaccttggaaattatcttataaagagagttgcatagacttaTAGGTCTTAAGAGATCCATAGAatcagcccccatctttttggggacaagagcaataaaagtgccatttactgctttcaaaatttttctagcaccaaaaaactctttcacagccctggacacatcatctccaataatatgctagtatatttgaaaaaagaacatgggaaaaccatctagGCTTGGGGCCTTGTTGCCTTCAAAGGAGTTGACagctttcagaatctcatcatGGGAAGGGATAGCAATCAGGTGAGAATTTTGATCATCCCCTAAGATTGTAGGAATGCATTCTAGAAGATTCTTTTGGGCTTGCCTATCCAAATTCCgatccttagcaagtagattgGAGAAGAAATCCATAGCAGCCTTGCTCAtgggttcttcttcttcaacacttctgccattcactttaatctgagatattctattaatggccttatgtcttagggtggacatgtggaagtatttagtattcatgtccccttccttcaaccaaacatttcttgatctttgtttctagTAGGTTTCTTCTTTGGCTATTAGAGCAATGATATCTCATAAGGATAACATCTTCAACATTTCTTGAAGTATTAGTATAACCATTATTATGTATCTCATCCTGAATATCCTTTAGCTTTGAGAGGATTGTGGCtttcaaggcaaagatattcccaaagcactCCTTATTCCACTTCTCAACATTTTCTTTTACAATCTTTAGCTTTTTAACCACTCTGTACATGGCatttccttcaatactgacctgccaccaatCCTTAATCTTGCTTTTCATATCTGAGTGTTTAGTCCACATTATTTCAAATTTGTAAGGGAAATCCCTCCTTCGATTCTTTTCCTCCGTCGTAAAGGTAAttgggtaatgatctgatcctacccttatgtgagaagataaagaacagacatgaaggttaaaccaatctagggatagaagagctctatcaagtctaacctgaattaAATCCTCCCCACTCCTATTAGTTCAAGTAAATTTAACTCCTTGCAGCTCCAGGTCATGGATAGCATTAttgttaataaagtccatcaaTTTCAATCTATTgtccagattagcttgactccctccctttttctcattttccttcaaaggggtgttgaaatctcccataataaccCAGCTATCATCAGCAAACCTACTTCTTAACAAAGTAAGATTTCTCCAATAATAACTTCTGTcggtcttagtgttaggagcatacaaATTAGTTAAGACCCATGTAGTGCAATTTTTAAGATGCTTAAATCTGATACAAGCCAAGTTGTTGTCCTAAatcaacacctctccttctacattgtttttgttccagaaagtaacaatacctTCTGAGGCACCTTCTGAACTCCCTCCACTAATTCCTCCATTTTTGaacatcttcaatttttctactttatcttttgccatcttggtttcttgaataaaaaaaatcagggtttttgtctctaatcatacttttaactaaatcatgtttgtgaggactattcaatcctcgaatattccaagagatgatcttcatggttttttaAAAATacttgcctcaaagatggttctttgagtccaaTCTGCAATATTCCTGCTTGTTTCCATTGACCTCTTTTTAGCATTTgaatgtcttcctggagaagtatgtTGCACCCCCACATCCCCAAGCccgcttctggtgtttctagtcaatGCACTATTATTaatgttattgttattctttttttttgcttgttctttcttttgtcctctgctacttcttcttcctcctgCTTTGATCCactcttccccagtgccttttttatgtcttcctcatctccccattttggttcTTTTTCCTCCGGAAAGGTTATCTTTACCTTTATTGGAGAGGCTAATGAGATCTCCGACAACCCTTGATCCGGAATGTTATCAGGTTGGGAATCCCGAAtccagtctatttctttatctaattcaagagaattagatactaggttaaaattatctccttcctctttgttgcCTTTGGATTTTTTATCTCCATTACTCTCATACTTATCTGAGATTAactctatcttatcctcttctgattcctcattttgTTTGTTGTCTTTAGATTTTCTTTCTCCATGCCTTTGATCCTTGCCACTCTGCTCCATCAACTGATGATCTATTTTTTCACTATCTCCTTTCTTCAATTCATTTCCCATTTCACCGATGAGTTCTACCTCTGTCCTTCCAACCCGAGACTGTTTTTCCTGATCTAGATTATTAGAATCCGAAGCTTTCAGAGAGTTGtctacttttttccaaaccttagcttGGGGATGAGATTTGACCTCATtatttgggcattttttagcccaatgtcTTTGCTTTTTACAATGAAAGTAGacaaaagggattgattcataaacaatattctgcctCCACTTCCcaagtttagattctatctctatctcctctggCATGTTCTTATCAGTTCCAACTCCTacacaaatcctagcataaatAAGCCTTCTTCTAGATGTCGTGACCTGATCAATagcaataagctccccaaaggtattggttATTCCTGCAAGCACATCTTCCTCCCAgtattccattgggagcccagggagtTTAATCCAGACCGAAACCTGAACCAGAAATATTTTTTCTCTTCccgcattagggtaccacttctggatgtagaTGATATATTTTCCTATTGCCCAGGATCCACCAcaaagaatgtttcttctatcctcctcACAGGAGAAAGACAAGGACATACAACCTTTATTCATTGCAACCACATCTACCTAGCCTTTCAAGTTCCACTTTCTTTTAACAAATCCGTAGACGATCTCTATATTCGGTCTCCTcccaaaaaaattaccaatcaaagtattttccattctagaaatattatggtctatgatttggtctggAACAGAGATGGAAAACTTGCCTTGAGACACATTCGAGATATTTTTGACCTGGAGCAGTgaagacttacctttgggtttgacccCAAACAGAGAGGACCACTTGCCAATATGCCCATTCAAACTGGGTCCCCCCTTAAGATCTTCTAGGATCGTCGGATTCTTGAGGTCCCTTCCAGAAGATACTTTACCTTCCACCGTGTTCTCTGAACTGCTAGCT
The nucleotide sequence above comes from Cryptomeria japonica unplaced genomic scaffold, Sugi_1.0 HiC_scaffold_2614, whole genome shotgun sequence. Encoded proteins:
- the LOC131873583 gene encoding uncharacterized protein LOC131873583 — protein: MNKGCMSLSFSCEEDRRNILCGGSWAIGKYIIYIQKWYPNAGREKIFLVQVSVWIKLPGLPMEYWEEDVLAGITNTFGELIAIDQVTTSRRRLIYARICVGVGTDKNMPEEIEIESKLGKWRQNIVYESIPFVYFHCKKQRHWAKKCPNNEVKSHPQAKVWKKVDNSLKASDSNNLDQEKQSRVGRTEVELIGEMGNELKKGDSEKIDHQLMEQSGKDQRHGERKSKDNKQNEESEEDKIELISDKYE